The following proteins are co-located in the Komagataeibacter sp. FNDCF1 genome:
- a CDS encoding ferritin-like domain-containing protein, producing the protein MKHWRIEQMNWKDFDPRRVDPDIVPLVKAASVVERNGLDYARYLKNVFADDPDFRQAADNWAQEEVQHGDALGRWAMLADPTWNYMEAFARYRQSYRLELDVDASIRGSRTGELIARCMVETGTSSFYTALGDATDEPVLKAICRQIAGDEYRHFKLFYDHMNRYLHRERLGVWQRARIALGRVTESEDDELASAYHTTNDPAGLPYDHGRCIAAYMSRALRFYRPRHATRVMGMILKTIGWTPHGRLHALLARGLYRLLMMRQRKFARIMAAT; encoded by the coding sequence ATGAAACACTGGCGCATTGAACAGATGAACTGGAAGGATTTCGACCCGCGACGGGTGGATCCCGACATTGTCCCGTTGGTCAAGGCCGCATCGGTGGTGGAACGTAACGGCCTTGATTATGCCCGGTACCTCAAGAACGTCTTTGCCGATGACCCTGACTTCCGCCAGGCGGCGGACAACTGGGCGCAGGAGGAAGTCCAGCATGGTGACGCGCTGGGCCGATGGGCCATGCTGGCCGATCCCACGTGGAACTACATGGAAGCCTTTGCCCGCTACCGGCAGTCCTACCGGCTGGAACTGGATGTGGATGCCTCCATCCGCGGTTCGCGCACCGGGGAACTGATCGCGCGCTGCATGGTGGAAACCGGCACGTCATCCTTCTACACCGCGCTGGGCGATGCGACGGACGAGCCGGTGCTTAAGGCGATATGCAGGCAGATCGCGGGGGATGAATACCGGCATTTCAAGCTGTTCTATGATCATATGAACCGCTACCTGCACCGCGAACGGCTGGGTGTATGGCAGCGCGCCCGCATAGCGCTGGGACGTGTGACGGAAAGCGAGGACGATGAACTCGCATCCGCCTACCACACCACCAACGATCCCGCTGGCCTGCCCTATGACCACGGGCGCTGCATCGCGGCCTACATGTCGCGTGCACTGCGCTTTTACAGGCCACGGCATGCGACAAGGGTGATGGGCATGATCCTCAAGACCATAGGCTGGACACCCCATGGCCGCCTGCATGCGCTGCTGGCGCGCGGGCTGTACCGGCTGCTCATGATGCGTCAGCGCAAATTCGCCCGCATCATGGCCGCGACATGA
- the queE gene encoding 7-carboxy-7-deazaguanine synthase, which produces MSYTVKEIFPTLQGEGAQAGRAAVFCRFAGCNLWSGLERDRAGAACRFCDTDFIGTDGPGGGRFATADLLADAIAARWPAPDRRRAFVVFTGGEPLLQLDDALVAAVHARGFEIAVETNGTLAAPAGIDWICVSPKAGAPLVQTHGHELKLVYPQPDLLPEQVAGLDFHQFWLQPMDDASRDHNTGAAVDYCLHHPQWRLSLQTHKLIGIP; this is translated from the coding sequence ATGTCCTACACCGTAAAGGAAATATTCCCCACCCTGCAGGGTGAAGGCGCGCAGGCTGGCCGTGCGGCGGTGTTCTGCCGGTTTGCCGGGTGCAACCTGTGGTCGGGGCTGGAGCGTGACCGGGCCGGGGCGGCGTGCCGGTTCTGCGATACGGATTTCATCGGCACGGATGGTCCCGGCGGCGGGCGGTTTGCCACCGCCGACCTGCTGGCCGACGCCATTGCCGCCCGGTGGCCCGCACCGGACAGGCGGCGTGCCTTCGTGGTGTTTACGGGTGGCGAACCCCTGCTCCAGCTTGATGATGCGCTGGTGGCGGCCGTGCATGCGCGCGGTTTCGAGATTGCGGTGGAAACCAACGGTACGCTGGCCGCCCCCGCCGGAATCGACTGGATCTGTGTCAGCCCCAAGGCGGGCGCGCCACTGGTGCAGACACATGGCCATGAACTCAAGCTGGTCTACCCCCAGCCGGACCTGCTGCCCGAACAGGTGGCGGGGCTGGACTTCCACCAGTTCTGGCTACAGCCAATGGATGATGCCAGCCGCGATCACAATACCGGCGCGGCGGTTGACTATTGCCTGCATCATCCGCAATGGCGTCTGTCATTGCAGACCCACAAGCTGATCGGGATACCCTGA
- the sucC gene encoding ADP-forming succinate--CoA ligase subunit beta yields MNIHEYQAKALLRSYGMPVPDGRAATTVAEAVEAARSLATRVTVVKAQIHAGGRGAGHFAGRPDGGGGVRLARSMDDVDSAAHAMLDEVLVTKQTGPAGRKVRTLYVESGCDIARELYFSMLVDRVSGRIVIVASPDGGMEIEEVAARTPERILKEYVDPARGLCDYQSRGLAVRLGLTGREIRAFQNVVRSAYDAFTGLDAAIVEINPLVVTGSGDLLALDAKMSFDENALFRHPELAELRDEHEEDPREREAAGYGLAYVGLDGNIGCMVNGAGLAMATMDIIKMEGEEPANFLDVGGGASKERVAAAFRILIGDPKVRGILVNIFGGIMRCDVIAEAIIAASHETGLNVPLVVRLAGTNVERGKALLAESGLTIIPADDLGDAARKIVSAVRNAGA; encoded by the coding sequence ATGAATATTCACGAATATCAGGCAAAGGCGCTGCTGCGCTCATACGGCATGCCCGTACCCGACGGACGTGCCGCCACCACCGTTGCGGAAGCCGTGGAAGCAGCCCGCAGCCTTGCCACCCGCGTGACCGTGGTCAAGGCACAGATCCATGCCGGTGGACGCGGTGCCGGGCATTTTGCAGGCCGGCCCGATGGCGGCGGCGGCGTCCGGCTGGCCCGCAGCATGGACGATGTGGACAGTGCGGCCCATGCCATGCTGGATGAAGTGCTGGTCACGAAACAGACCGGGCCCGCGGGCCGGAAGGTACGCACGCTGTATGTCGAGTCCGGCTGTGACATCGCACGTGAACTGTATTTCTCCATGCTGGTGGACCGGGTGAGCGGCCGCATCGTGATTGTTGCCTCCCCCGATGGCGGGATGGAGATCGAGGAAGTCGCCGCCCGCACACCCGAACGCATCCTCAAGGAATATGTCGACCCGGCCAGGGGCCTGTGCGATTACCAGTCGCGTGGCCTCGCCGTACGCCTTGGCCTGACGGGGCGTGAGATCAGAGCGTTCCAGAACGTCGTGCGTTCCGCCTATGACGCCTTTACCGGCCTGGATGCCGCCATTGTGGAAATCAATCCGCTGGTGGTGACGGGCAGCGGTGACCTGCTGGCGCTGGACGCCAAGATGTCGTTCGATGAAAATGCCCTGTTCCGCCACCCCGAACTGGCAGAACTGCGTGACGAGCACGAGGAAGACCCGCGTGAGCGCGAAGCCGCAGGCTACGGGCTGGCCTATGTGGGGCTGGACGGCAACATCGGATGCATGGTCAACGGTGCGGGTCTGGCCATGGCGACGATGGACATCATCAAGATGGAAGGCGAGGAGCCGGCCAACTTCCTCGATGTCGGTGGTGGCGCATCAAAGGAGCGCGTGGCGGCGGCCTTCCGCATCCTGATCGGTGACCCGAAGGTACGCGGCATCCTGGTCAACATTTTCGGTGGCATCATGCGCTGCGACGTGATTGCGGAGGCCATCATCGCCGCATCGCACGAAACCGGGCTGAACGTGCCGCTGGTGGTGCGGCTGGCGGGCACGAATGTCGAACGCGGCAAGGCGCTGCTGGCGGAATCCGGCCTGACCATCATCCCCGCCGATGACCTGGGCGATGCCGCCCGCAAGATCGTATCCGCCGTCCGTAATGCGGGAGCCTGA
- a CDS encoding SulP family inorganic anion transporter: protein MSALTRYRQEWFGNITRDTLAGMVGTFALIPEVIAFSFVAGVDPAVGLYASFVISVVIALTGGRPGMISGAAGSVALVAAALVRAHGVQYLLAATLLCGLLQVMFGILRLHVLMRYVSRPVRTGFVNALAILIFSAQVPHMLHVTWHTYAMIALGLAIIYSVPRFFSAIPSPLICILVLTVVSILCPMPLHTVADLGRLPDSLPHLVWPDVPFSLATLHIIAPYALAMASVGVLESMMTARVVDDLTETHSSKRQECMGLGVANIAVGLFGGIAGCGMIGQTVGNLRYGGRGRLSTFVAGAFLLLLMVVLRPWVAQVPVAALVAIMIMVSASTFSWSSLRDLAHHPRTTSIIMLATVAVVVGTHDLAAGVAVGVLLNGLFFAFQVSGMLSVSNTLSADGTARTYVVNGQVFFASSDSFADAFDLHDTARHITIDLTHAHLWDMTAAGMLEELVGKMKTQGMQVNLVGLNTATSTLLSRHTGLKNLA from the coding sequence ATGTCAGCCCTTACCCGTTACCGCCAGGAATGGTTCGGCAACATCACGCGCGACACATTGGCCGGCATGGTCGGGACATTCGCGCTGATTCCCGAAGTGATCGCGTTCTCCTTCGTGGCGGGGGTCGACCCGGCGGTCGGGCTTTACGCATCCTTTGTCATAAGTGTGGTCATCGCGCTGACCGGCGGCAGGCCGGGCATGATATCGGGGGCGGCAGGGTCGGTCGCCCTGGTGGCAGCCGCCCTGGTGCGCGCCCATGGCGTGCAGTACCTGCTGGCGGCAACCCTGCTGTGCGGGCTGCTGCAGGTGATGTTCGGCATCCTGCGGCTGCATGTGCTCATGCGCTATGTCTCGCGCCCGGTGCGCACGGGCTTCGTCAATGCACTGGCCATCCTGATCTTTTCAGCCCAGGTGCCGCATATGCTGCATGTAACGTGGCATACCTATGCCATGATTGCGCTGGGGCTTGCGATCATCTATTCCGTGCCGCGCTTCTTTTCGGCCATTCCCTCACCGCTGATCTGCATCCTGGTGCTGACGGTGGTGTCCATCCTGTGCCCCATGCCGCTGCACACGGTGGCTGATCTTGGCCGCCTGCCCGACAGCCTGCCGCATCTGGTCTGGCCTGACGTGCCCTTCTCACTCGCGACACTCCACATCATCGCCCCTTACGCGCTGGCCATGGCCAGCGTGGGGGTGCTGGAATCCATGATGACCGCCCGCGTGGTGGATGACCTGACCGAAACCCACAGCAGCAAGCGGCAGGAATGCATGGGGCTTGGCGTGGCCAACATCGCGGTCGGCCTGTTTGGTGGCATCGCGGGCTGCGGCATGATCGGCCAGACGGTGGGCAACCTGCGCTATGGCGGGCGGGGGCGGCTTTCCACCTTTGTGGCAGGGGCCTTCCTGCTGCTGCTGATGGTCGTGCTGCGGCCATGGGTGGCACAGGTGCCGGTGGCAGCGCTGGTGGCGATCATGATCATGGTCTCGGCCAGCACGTTCTCATGGTCGTCGCTACGGGACCTGGCGCATCATCCACGCACGACCAGCATCATCATGCTGGCCACGGTTGCGGTGGTTGTCGGCACGCATGACCTGGCGGCAGGCGTGGCGGTAGGCGTGCTGCTCAACGGGCTGTTCTTTGCCTTTCAGGTGTCCGGCATGCTTTCGGTCAGCAATACACTTTCCGCCGATGGCACGGCCCGTACCTATGTCGTGAACGGGCAGGTCTTCTTTGCCTCATCCGACAGCTTTGCCGATGCCTTCGACCTGCACGATACGGCCCGTCACATCACGATCGACCTGACCCACGCCCATCTGTGGGACATGACGGCGGCCGGCATGCTGGAAGAACTGGTGGGAAAGATGAAGACACAGGGCATGCAGGTCAATCTGGTCGGCCTGAACACGGCCACCAGCACGCTGCTCAGCCGGCACACGGGTCTGAAGAACCTGGCCTGA
- the sucD gene encoding succinate--CoA ligase subunit alpha, producing MSILVNKSTKVITQGFTGAQGTFHTEQALAYGTHMVGGVTPGKGGSTHLGLPVFDTVNQAREATGAEASVIYVPPAGAADAILEAIAAGIPLIVCITEGIPVQDMVRVRAALEQSGSLLIGPNCPGIITPDECKIGIMPGPIHRRGHVGIVSRSGTLTYEAVAQTSAIGQGQSTCVGIGGDPVKGMDFTDVLERMIADPDTHSIVMIGEIGGTSEIEGAELIRASGTRKPVVGFIAGATAPPGRRMGHAGAVITGGHETASAKIEAMREAGIHISRSPAELGTTLARVLG from the coding sequence ATGTCCATTCTTGTCAACAAGTCCACCAAGGTCATTACCCAGGGCTTTACCGGCGCGCAGGGTACCTTCCATACCGAACAGGCACTGGCCTATGGCACCCACATGGTCGGTGGCGTAACCCCGGGCAAGGGCGGCAGCACGCATCTGGGCCTGCCCGTGTTCGACACGGTAAACCAGGCGCGTGAGGCCACGGGGGCCGAGGCTTCCGTCATCTACGTGCCGCCTGCCGGGGCCGCCGATGCCATACTGGAGGCGATTGCCGCCGGAATTCCCCTGATTGTCTGCATTACCGAAGGCATCCCGGTGCAGGACATGGTGCGCGTGCGCGCAGCACTGGAGCAGTCCGGCAGCCTGCTGATCGGCCCGAACTGCCCCGGCATCATCACCCCCGATGAATGCAAGATCGGCATCATGCCCGGCCCCATCCACCGCCGTGGCCATGTGGGCATCGTCTCGCGCTCGGGCACCCTGACCTATGAGGCCGTGGCCCAGACTTCCGCCATCGGGCAGGGGCAGAGCACCTGCGTCGGCATTGGCGGCGATCCGGTCAAGGGCATGGATTTCACCGATGTGCTCGAACGCATGATCGCGGACCCGGACACGCATTCCATCGTCATGATCGGGGAGATCGGCGGCACGTCCGAAATCGAGGGCGCCGAACTGATCCGCGCCAGCGGCACGCGCAAGCCGGTGGTGGGCTTCATTGCCGGTGCCACCGCGCCGCCGGGCCGCCGCATGGGCCATGCCGGCGCCGTGATTACCGGCGGGCACGAAACCGCCAGCGCCAAGATCGAGGCCATGCGGGAGGCGGGCATCCACATCTCCCGCAGCCCCGCGGAACTGGGCACCACGCTTGCCCGCGTGCTGGGCTGA
- a CDS encoding 6-carboxytetrahydropterin synthase, producing MFELVFTRRFSMAHRLLAGESERCALPHGHNEYIRASLHATAPAPLDGRMNMVLPFHRAKGVWHRFIDNHVDHALQLAQDDPLLGWFRQHEPCRARRILVTPGDPTTELLACLLMSKLNAFLAADGGLLTCATLEIDETPTNTVRYSGDPLVVLPQPRPAPQCWWRRADMTIADT from the coding sequence ATGTTTGAACTGGTCTTCACACGGCGTTTTTCCATGGCGCACCGCCTGCTGGCCGGCGAGAGCGAACGCTGCGCCCTGCCCCATGGCCATAATGAATATATCCGTGCCAGCCTGCATGCCACGGCACCCGCCCCGCTGGATGGGCGCATGAACATGGTCCTGCCCTTCCATCGTGCGAAGGGCGTGTGGCACCGGTTCATTGACAACCATGTTGATCATGCCCTGCAACTGGCGCAGGACGACCCGCTGCTGGGCTGGTTCCGCCAGCATGAACCCTGCCGCGCCCGGCGCATACTGGTCACACCGGGCGACCCCACGACGGAACTGCTGGCCTGCCTGCTCATGTCCAAGCTCAACGCCTTCCTTGCCGCCGATGGCGGTTTGCTGACCTGCGCCACCCTGGAAATTGACGAAACGCCCACCAACACCGTCCGCTACAGTGGCGACCCGCTTGTGGTCCTGCCGCAGCCGCGGCCCGCGCCGCAATGCTGGTGGCGCCGCGCGGACATGACCATCGCCGATACCTGA
- a CDS encoding MlaD family protein produces the protein MVQKQQSDGIRQLVRVRYTDEWVGILVLVALVILLGAVIEAGVLRDWLTPAGRLRIVLPEDGVSGLSVGDDLEVMGIHAGTVRRVRINPAGGMYAIAEIDPDIEPYIRRDSTAIIRKRFVVAGASYIDVSRGVGDKLDWSYAVLSATNAPNPADTITQTFSDIRDRVIPVLDNAQHMMATLDATITDMHAGKGSIGRLMTNDDLIRQAEQMITSLNATISQLTPIEKQLGTVMDRANASMANVQKATGDLSNATPGITRNLTDASQQLPVLLVQAQTTVSSLQKLVDQMRGLWILGGSGNKAKTGHARLSPQKVQP, from the coding sequence ATGGTCCAGAAACAGCAGTCAGACGGTATCCGGCAACTCGTGCGGGTCCGTTACACCGACGAATGGGTGGGGATTCTTGTCCTTGTGGCCCTTGTCATCCTGCTGGGCGCGGTAATCGAGGCCGGTGTGCTCCGCGACTGGCTTACGCCTGCGGGCAGGCTGAGGATCGTGCTGCCCGAAGATGGGGTCAGCGGCCTTTCGGTCGGTGATGACCTGGAGGTAATGGGCATCCATGCGGGCACCGTGCGCCGGGTGCGGATCAATCCTGCCGGCGGCATGTACGCCATTGCCGAGATCGACCCGGATATCGAGCCCTATATCCGCCGTGACAGCACCGCCATCATCCGCAAGCGCTTCGTCGTGGCCGGGGCGAGCTATATCGACGTGTCACGCGGGGTGGGTGACAAGCTGGACTGGAGCTATGCCGTGCTCAGCGCCACCAATGCCCCCAACCCGGCGGATACCATTACCCAGACATTCAGCGATATCCGCGACCGGGTCATCCCGGTCCTGGACAATGCCCAGCACATGATGGCAACGCTTGATGCCACCATTACGGACATGCATGCGGGCAAGGGGTCCATCGGGCGGCTCATGACCAATGATGACCTGATCCGCCAGGCCGAGCAGATGATCACCAGCCTGAACGCCACGATCAGCCAGCTTACGCCGATTGAAAAGCAGCTTGGCACCGTGATGGACCGGGCCAATGCCAGCATGGCCAACGTGCAGAAGGCGACGGGCGACCTGAGCAATGCGACACCGGGCATTACCCGGAACCTGACGGATGCCAGCCAGCAGCTTCCCGTGCTTCTGGTGCAGGCACAGACAACCGTAAGCAGCCTGCAGAAGCTGGTCGACCAGATGCGTGGCCTGTGGATACTGGGTGGAAGCGGCAACAAGGCAAAGACAGGACATGCCCGCCTGTCGCCGCAGAAGGTGCAGCCATGA
- a CDS encoding ABC transporter permease, with amino-acid sequence MTDTPTNTAGGDAALPGGMTPPPPQAAPDSAGRMVLLLRRFAPWLAAIGRLTRHQVRFTLLLIGAGWGTLRESMRPNSWRRPVVYEFRATLRQVVSGGFLSIVITATLTGLMVVSQAAYWLGYAGMAQMTGSILVSVLVREISPILVGIILMGRSGMLSLTEIGMMVLGGEVRGLQARGIDPFLALVMPRTFAFTLGGFTLGMIFAVVSLLMGFVVAHANGAITSSVWTFFFNVLAAMTTWDYLIIPLKFVLVGFFVGLGACISGLTVSTSDTMATIMPRGFARGIMLVLVVNILFMLDF; translated from the coding sequence ATGACCGATACCCCGACCAACACGGCAGGGGGGGACGCGGCCCTGCCCGGTGGCATGACACCCCCCCCGCCGCAGGCCGCACCCGACAGTGCGGGGCGGATGGTCCTGCTGCTGCGGCGTTTTGCGCCATGGCTTGCGGCCATAGGCCGGCTGACGCGCCACCAGGTCCGTTTCACGCTGCTGCTGATCGGGGCGGGGTGGGGCACGCTGCGCGAAAGCATGCGCCCCAATTCATGGCGCAGGCCGGTTGTGTACGAATTCCGTGCCACCCTGCGGCAGGTGGTCAGCGGCGGGTTCCTCAGCATCGTGATCACCGCCACGCTGACAGGGCTCATGGTGGTGTCACAGGCGGCGTACTGGCTGGGTTATGCCGGCATGGCGCAGATGACCGGGTCCATCCTGGTCTCGGTGCTGGTGCGTGAAATCTCGCCCATCCTTGTGGGGATCATCCTCATGGGGCGCAGCGGCATGCTGTCCCTGACCGAAATCGGGATGATGGTGCTGGGGGGGGAAGTGCGGGGCCTGCAGGCCCGGGGCATCGACCCGTTCCTGGCACTGGTCATGCCACGTACCTTCGCCTTCACGCTGGGGGGCTTCACGCTGGGCATGATCTTTGCCGTGGTCTCGCTGCTGATGGGGTTCGTGGTGGCGCATGCCAACGGGGCCATCACGTCCTCGGTATGGACCTTCTTCTTCAACGTCCTTGCGGCCATGACCACCTGGGATTACCTGATCATCCCGCTCAAATTCGTGCTGGTTGGCTTCTTTGTCGGGCTGGGGGCCTGTATCTCGGGCCTGACTGTCAGCACCAGTGACACGATGGCCACCATCATGCCGCGCGGCTTCGCGCGCGGGATCATGCTGGTGCTGGTGGTCAATATCCTCTTCATGCTGGATTTCTGA
- the queC gene encoding 7-cyano-7-deazaguanine synthase QueC — translation MSVSPPPSIPAREAALVLFSGGQDSATCLAWALARFGRVETLGFDYGQRHAVELECRDTLRRGMAAENPQWAQRLGMDHTLDLAALGHVSDTALTREAEITMNGNGLPNTFVPGRNLIFLTFAAALAARRNIRHIITGVCETDYSGYPDCRDDTIKSLQVTLNLGMASHYVLHTPLMWLDKAQTWDLARTLGGDALVGLINRESHSCYLGTRGTPHAWGHGCGTCPACQLRKAGWERFVKERSHV, via the coding sequence ATGAGCGTCTCCCCTCCCCCCTCCATTCCCGCGCGGGAAGCCGCACTGGTCCTGTTCTCCGGCGGGCAGGATTCAGCCACCTGCCTGGCATGGGCGCTGGCGCGGTTTGGCCGGGTGGAAACGCTGGGTTTCGATTACGGGCAGCGCCATGCGGTGGAACTGGAATGCCGCGACACCCTGCGCAGGGGCATGGCGGCCGAAAACCCGCAATGGGCGCAGCGTCTGGGGATGGACCATACACTGGACCTTGCGGCCCTTGGCCATGTATCGGACACCGCGCTGACGCGTGAGGCCGAGATCACGATGAACGGGAATGGCCTGCCCAACACCTTCGTCCCCGGCCGTAACCTCATATTCCTGACCTTTGCCGCGGCCCTGGCGGCCCGGCGCAATATCCGCCACATCATCACCGGCGTGTGCGAGACGGATTACTCGGGCTATCCCGACTGCCGGGATGATACGATCAAGTCCCTGCAGGTCACCCTCAATCTGGGCATGGCCAGCCATTACGTGCTGCACACGCCGCTCATGTGGCTGGACAAGGCGCAAACATGGGACCTGGCCCGCACTCTGGGTGGCGACGCGCTGGTCGGGCTGATCAACCGTGAGAGCCACAGCTGCTACCTGGGCACGCGCGGCACGCCGCATGCATGGGGCCATGGCTGCGGCACCTGCCCTGCCTGCCAGTTGCGCAAGGCTGGCTGGGAGCGCTTCGTGAAGGAACGCTCCCATGTTTGA
- the bioB gene encoding biotin synthase BioB has product MPDGSSPDTLPHVGPTSLPAVRTDWTRDEVAALMALPFPDLIYRAQTVHRARFDPTEMQISTLLSIKTGGCPEDCAYCPQSAMHEDGGVKASRLMAVEEVLKEARAAKAAGAARFCMGAAWRSPKDHDLETVCAMVEGVKALGLESCVTLGMLDNTQAHRLKSAGLDYYNHNIDTSPEYYGDIISTRTFQDRLDTLENVRDAGINVCCGGIVGMGEDSTDRAGMIATLASLPRHPESVPINMLVRVEGTPLADRTDETVDPIEFVRTIAAARITMPTSRVRLAAGREDMTDEAQTLCFLAGANSIFYGERLLTTPNPAALRDRQLLDRLGMHTSHKQG; this is encoded by the coding sequence ATGCCCGATGGGAGCAGCCCGGACACCCTGCCGCATGTCGGCCCCACCAGCCTGCCTGCCGTCAGGACGGACTGGACGCGCGATGAAGTCGCGGCCCTCATGGCCCTGCCCTTTCCCGACCTGATCTACCGGGCGCAGACGGTCCACCGCGCGCGCTTCGACCCCACGGAAATGCAGATTTCCACCCTGCTGTCCATCAAGACCGGCGGCTGCCCCGAGGACTGCGCCTACTGCCCGCAAAGCGCGATGCACGAGGATGGCGGCGTGAAGGCCAGCCGCCTGATGGCGGTGGAGGAAGTGCTGAAGGAAGCCCGTGCGGCAAAGGCCGCCGGGGCCGCGCGCTTCTGCATGGGGGCCGCCTGGCGCAGCCCCAAGGACCATGATCTGGAAACCGTGTGCGCCATGGTCGAGGGCGTAAAGGCACTGGGGCTGGAAAGCTGCGTAACGCTGGGCATGCTGGACAATACGCAGGCCCACAGGCTGAAATCGGCCGGGCTGGACTACTACAACCACAACATCGATACCTCGCCCGAATATTATGGCGACATCATCTCCACGCGCACCTTTCAGGACCGGCTGGATACGCTGGAAAACGTGCGGGACGCGGGCATCAATGTCTGCTGTGGCGGCATTGTCGGCATGGGAGAGGACAGCACCGACCGCGCGGGCATGATCGCGACGCTGGCCAGCCTGCCCCGCCACCCCGAGAGCGTGCCGATCAACATGCTCGTGCGTGTGGAAGGCACCCCCCTGGCGGACAGGACGGACGAGACGGTCGACCCGATCGAATTCGTCCGTACCATCGCCGCTGCCCGCATCACCATGCCCACAAGCCGCGTACGCCTGGCGGCAGGCCGCGAGGACATGACGGACGAGGCACAGACGCTGTGCTTCCTGGCGGGCGCCAATTCCATTTTCTATGGCGAACGCCTGCTGACCACCCCGAATCCCGCCGCCCTGCGCGACCGGCAGTTGCTGGACCGGCTGGGCATGCATACATCCCACAAGCAGGGCTGA
- a CDS encoding ABC transporter ATP-binding protein, with protein MTANAPLLELRDVMPSFEESGLMPAPYNLRIMPGECAVIDCRDVERAAMFADLCTGMVSLTQGSIKFMGLDWSTLRDRQLNALRGRIGRISRHGGWLDMFGTHLNIMLPHLYHTTDPFDNVVRHATELGYRFGLPGLPISAPDRLSGADLARAACVRAFMGRPELLVLEDISDMLPEETALPFLEMLTAARDRGCGVLWLVRSAAAWREYRKAVNIHMRLLDEGLFSMRVV; from the coding sequence ATGACAGCAAACGCCCCCCTGCTGGAACTGCGTGATGTCATGCCCTCGTTCGAGGAAAGCGGCCTCATGCCCGCGCCGTACAATCTGCGCATCATGCCCGGTGAATGTGCGGTCATAGACTGCCGCGATGTAGAGCGCGCGGCTATGTTTGCCGACCTGTGCACGGGCATGGTCTCGCTTACGCAGGGCAGCATCAAGTTCATGGGGCTGGACTGGAGCACGCTGCGTGACCGGCAGCTCAATGCGCTGCGCGGGCGTATCGGCCGCATTTCGCGCCATGGCGGCTGGCTGGACATGTTCGGCACGCATCTCAACATCATGCTGCCGCATCTGTACCATACCACGGACCCGTTCGATAACGTGGTCCGCCACGCAACAGAACTGGGGTACAGGTTTGGCCTGCCCGGCCTGCCCATTTCGGCACCGGACCGGCTTTCGGGCGCGGATCTGGCGCGGGCGGCGTGTGTGCGTGCCTTCATGGGGCGGCCGGAACTGCTGGTGCTGGAGGACATATCCGACATGTTGCCCGAAGAGACGGCGCTGCCGTTCCTTGAAATGCTGACCGCCGCGCGCGACCGGGGGTGTGGCGTGCTATGGCTTGTCCGCTCGGCAGCGGCATGGCGTGAATATCGCAAGGCGGTGAATATCCACATGCGCCTTCTCGACGAAGGTCTTTTTTCCATGCGGGTGGTGTAA
- a CDS encoding Dabb family protein — MKTWCTPLLAAGCLLLAGAARADAPATSAPTTADSSPETQVSDATRAERLLASQIGLRTFTSAGFHPGMVRHIVMFRFLPTITDAQRAEVVRRFMALGQVSRREDGSPVISAIETGAQISGEGVDEGLQQAFLVTFRSEGDRNYYVGRPVVTDPAYFDPAHEAFKKFAAPYIVSVVVFDYALPTTHPQRSAPVRTGRAQVPQQQG; from the coding sequence ATGAAAACGTGGTGCACCCCCCTTCTGGCCGCAGGCTGCCTGTTGCTAGCCGGTGCCGCGCGGGCGGATGCCCCGGCCACTTCCGCCCCCACCACGGCGGATTCATCGCCTGAGACCCAGGTCAGTGACGCCACGCGCGCGGAGCGGCTGCTGGCATCACAGATCGGGCTGCGCACCTTTACCTCCGCCGGGTTCCATCCCGGCATGGTGCGCCATATCGTCATGTTCCGTTTCCTGCCCACCATTACCGACGCGCAGCGCGCCGAGGTAGTGCGACGCTTCATGGCGCTGGGACAGGTTTCGCGCCGCGAGGATGGTTCCCCCGTCATTTCCGCCATCGAGACCGGGGCGCAGATCAGTGGCGAAGGCGTTGATGAGGGGCTGCAGCAGGCCTTTCTCGTCACCTTCCGCTCCGAAGGGGACCGCAACTACTATGTCGGCCGCCCGGTGGTGACCGATCCCGCCTATTTTGACCCGGCGCATGAAGCATTCAAGAAATTCGCGGCCCCCTATATCGTATCGGTGGTCGTGTTTGACTATGCCCTTCCCACCACCCATCCCCAGCGTTCGGCGCCGGTCCGGACCGGCCGCGCGCAGGTTCCCCAGCAGCAGGGCTGA